A window from Culex pipiens pallens isolate TS chromosome 3, TS_CPP_V2, whole genome shotgun sequence encodes these proteins:
- the LOC128093391 gene encoding zinc finger protein 324B-like: MIVEEQPATSNVESVRNFVHIPSSYVINTDGTSKTFVVHEVYKVADSKKRKANPQESLHELSQPNRKRPRKSNVIYNTDFLCVPCQKTFGKKGSLKQHIRSYHSEPLPFHCDVCGKNFATEESLVRHVVNHDQRNKKFQCSECDKRYVHSKDRDRHFQTHHGVPAHTCGQCGMAFARRDHLLAHEMTHERRQSREVLLVGSSKVKESV; this comes from the coding sequence ATGATCGTTGAGGAACAACCTGCGACTTCGAACGTTGAATCAGTCAGAAACTTTGTGCACATTCCAAGCAGCTACGTCATCAATACCGACGGAACCAGCAAGACCTTCGTAGTCCACGAGGTTTACAAGGTTGCGGACAGTAAAAAGCGCAAAGCCAACCCTCAAGAATCGCTTCATGAACTGTCCCAACCGAACCGCAAGCGACCCCGCAAATCGAACGTCATCTACAACACGGACTTCCTGTGCGTCCCGTGCCAAAAGACCTTCGGCAAAAAGGGCAGCCTCAAGCAGCACATCCGGTCGTACCACTCGGAACCGCTGCCCTTCCACTGCGACGTGTGCGGCAAGAACTTTGCCACCGAAGAATCGCTGGTTCGACACGTGGTCAACCACGACCAGCGGAACAAAAAGTTCCAGTGTTCCGAGTGTGACAAGCGGTACGTTCACTCGAAGGACCGCGACCGGCACTTCCAGACGCACCACGGAGTTCCGGCGCACACTTGTGGACAGTGCGGTATGGCGTTCGCACGAAGGGATCACCTGTTGGCGCACGAGATGACCCACGAAAGGAGGCAAAGCAGGGAAGTGTTACTAGTGGGTTCGAGTAAAGTAAAGGAGAGTGTTTGA
- the LOC120428640 gene encoding phospholipase A1-like, protein MMSFIELFKCFLLLKLVQSTVGAVIFPIDQEPNWVMIPTASGNFVWVHRKIVEAKTLAKRGLAESDIRFIFYSRTNCTGYVHNLNGLALLSGSVFDSSRPTRIIIHGWLNNGDSPLNEHLRKAYLYNWDYNVISVDWSACSSDLNYISATACVRVVGQVVAKMLDYLHENRELSFRDVYLIGHSLGSHVAGIAGKLVQGGRIATIVALDPALPLFSIRKPENRVAEDDAEYVQVIHTNGGLLGFLEPIGTADFYPNGGRSQPGCGWNLLGICSHARAWQLFLDSLLEADEYLMAEPIASLDDIQSLGVNRISRAKLGGEPAAMAYGLYYIYTNAESPYFGFPVVTDDFR, encoded by the exons ATGATGTCCTTTATTGAGTTATTCAAGTGTTTCTTACTGTTGAAGTTGGTCCAAAGCACAGTCGGAGCTGTTATTTTCCCGATAGATCAGGAACCCAACTGGGTCATGATCCCAACGGCTTCCGGGAACTTCGTTTGGGTTCATCGAAAAATCGTGGAAGCGAAAACCCTCGCCAAACGCGGCCTTGCCGAATCGGACATCCGGTTCATCTTCTACTCGCGGACAAACTGCACTGGATACGTCCACAACCTCAACGGTCTCGCACTCCTCAGCGGGTCCGTGTTTGACAGCTCTCGACCAACGCGGATCATCATCCACGGGTGGCTCAACAACGGAGATTCTCCACTCAACGAACACCTGCGGAAAGCTTACCTGTACAACTGGGACTACAACGTAATCTCCGTAGACTGGTCCGCGTGCTCGAGTGACCTGAACTACATCTCAGCGACCGCGTGTGTTCGAGTGGTTGGACAGGTCGTAGCCAAGATGCTCGACTACCTTCACGAGAACAGAGAACTTTCGTTCCGAGATGTGTACCTGATCGGGCACAGTTTGGGAAGTCACGTGGCAGGGATCGCCGGGAAGTTGGTCCAAGGAGGACGGATAGCAACGATAGTAGCGTTGGATCCGGCCTTGCCGCTGTTTTCGATCCGGAAGCCGGAGAATCGTGTTGCCGAGGATGATGCGGAGTACGTGCAGGTTATCCATACCAACGGGGggcttttgggatttttggagcCCATTGGAACGGCGGATTTTTATCCGAATGGAGGGAGGAGTCAGCCGGGATGTGGGTGGAATTTGTTAG GAATCTGTTCCCACGCCCGCGCTTGGCAGCTCTTCCTCGACTCCCTGCTGGAAGCGGACGAGTACCTGATGGCCGAACCAATCGCCTCGCTCGATGACATCCAGTCGCTGGGGGTGAACCGGATTAGCCGGGCCAAGCTCGGCGGTGAACCGGCCGCAATGGCGTACGGGCTGTACTACATTTACACGAACGCCGAGAGTCCATACTTTGGCTTTCCAGTGGTGACGGATGATTTTAGGTga
- the LOC128093475 gene encoding transmembrane protease serine 9-like, translated as MMILRKGMLIAVVMLVTVMMQFINGDNAFIDDPPDGYFSRTSLDDCPSRFYSDDVSSALGFFIFGGLRAFRNEYPHMAALGWTDPSTGKPDYACGGSLISDRFVVTAAHCGQNENKIPPDVVRLGDTNLATSEDDAFAQDIKIKRFIPHPSYKRTQKYFDIALIELEHAARLDAAVCPICLWTKDNLYKFSGGLQVTGFGITDYASDPSPTLQKATLNYYDYDQCNTMLPRPRSLFRGLSSDQFCAKTPQKDTCHGDSGGPIQIELSDVNKAIPFLAGVTSFGTGCWDGSFGVYTKISSYVDWITSNVNVTVDPMECARQSECLSSRKFSDSRLSPQNNSPFFRVELRRGGQSFKQCSGALIDYRHVVTSASCTKWNGQEPTQIEANDQLINITSIVRHPRFVAGKHYNDLAVLQLDKFYNPNKIYQIVAPACVWKNDRIPEPIVFYSGSGPDSSGSDSGKITSVPLKILTAFYLENGRCAANYSEKFKDELPGGFNNDFVCAENPVELVPGICQLEPGGPISNFRRDNVVPYVYGINTLGTECGGPGNLFVATRISSYYPWIESIVLNKTSRQTAERVDTADDEFSGNAIDVVSRSVVPYEDDLVSYVLPGLLATDHRLQPYGGQLVPGGLSPLATASVHTGFNDRLDSPVKITIYGAQLSHIPERPEELLQTLSTIQLQSAHHVPPPRPTFIQSNSIEIVKSVELGAKQPSRQIHFHQPHPQSTYSNPTVPFRPQQWSSHHHQTSFINHRRPYVTQPRPRLLVSNPSPYLGGQPTPPSFTIEKSIELYPDGRCTLGSGQAGRCLPRSLCPHGGGLSYCNGDLLTVCCPTI; from the exons ATGATGATTCTGAGGAAAGGAATGCTGATTGCGGTGGTGATGCTGGTGACAGTTATGATGCAATTTATTAATGGAGATAATGCGTTCATCGATGACCCCCCCGATGGATACTTTTCAAGGACTTCGTTGGATG ACTGTCCTAGCCGCTTCTACAGTGATGATGTCTCGAGTGCGTTGGGATTCTTTATTTTCGGTGGACTGCGAGCCTTCCGAAATGAATATCCTCACATG GCTGCCTTAGGTTGGACAGACCCGAGTACCGGCAAGCCGGACTACGCTTGCGGTGGATCTTTGATTTCCGACAGATTCGTGGTCACGGCAGCCCATTGCGGACAAAATGAGAACAA AATTCCTCCGGACGTAGTCCGGCTTGGCGATACCAACCTCGCTACCTCGGAAGACGATGCCTTCGCCCAGGACATCAAGATCAAGCGGTTCATCCCTCATCCGAGTTACAAACGGACCCAAAAGTACTTTGACATTGCGTTGATCGAGCTTGAACACGCAGCCAGGTTGGACGCCGCTGTCTGTCCGATCTGTTTGTGGACCAAGGATAATCTGTACAAGTTTTCCGGTGGACTCCAGGTCACCGGTTTCGGGATAACTGACTACG CATCCGATCCGAGTCCTACCCTGCAGAAAGCTACGCTGAACTACTATGACTACGATCAGTGCAACACGATGCTACCGCGGCCGCGATCGCTGTTCCGAGGACTCTCGTCGGATCAGTTCTGCGCCAAGACGCCCCAGAAGGACACCTGCCACGGGGACTCCGGCGGACCGATCCAGATCGAGCTGTCGGACGTGAACAAAGCGATTCCGTTTCTGGCCGGGGTGACCTCCTTCGGCACCGGATGTTGGGACGGATCGTTCGGGGTGTACACGAAGATTTCTAGTTATGTTGACTGGATCACGTCGAACGTGAACGTCACCGTTGATCCGATGG AATGTGCCCGCCAATCGGAGTGTCTGTCCTCTCGCAAGTTCTCCGACAGTCGGTTATCCCCTCAGAACAACTCTCCCTTCTTCCGGGTTGAACTGCGCCGAGGAGGACAGAGCTTCAAGCAGTGCAGTGGAGCGTTGATCGACTATCGGCACGTGGTAACGTCCGCCAGTTGTACCAAGTGGAACGGCCAGGAACCAACGCAAATCGAGGCGAATGATCAACTGATCAACATAACCTCAATTGTACGACATCCGAGGTTTGTTGCTGGGAAGCACTACAACGATCTGGCCGTGCTGCAGCTGGACAAGTTCTACAATCCGAACAAGATCTACCAAATTGTGGCGCCGGCTTGCGTTTGGAAGAATGACAGGATTCCGGAGCCGATCGTGTTCTACTCTGGATCTGGACCGGATTCTAGTGGGTCGGACAGTGGGAAGATCACCAGTGTTCCGTTGAAGATTTTGACGGCGTTCTACTTGGAGAATGGACGGTGTGCGGCGAATTACAGTGAGAAGTTCAAGGATGAACTGCCTGGGGGATTCAATAATGATTTTGTTTGTGCGGAGAATCCGGTGGAGTTGGTTCCTGGGATTTGCCAG CTCGAACCCGGCGGTCCAATCTCCAACTTCCGCCGGGACAACGTCGTCCCGTACGTGTACGGCATCAACACGCTCGGCACGGAGTGCGGTGGACCCGGCAACCTCTTCGTAGCAACCAGAATCTCTTCGTACTACCCGTGGATCGAGTCGATTGTGCTGAACAAAACGTCGCGCCAAACCGCCGAACGTGTTGACACCGCAGACGACGAGTTCAGCGGAAACGCCATCGACGTCGTAAGCCGCAGCGTAGTCCCGTACGAAGACGACCTCG TGTCCTATGTGCTACCCGGACTACTTGCTACCGACCATCGACTGCAGCCGTACGGCGGCCAGCTGGTGCCGGGAGGGTTGAGCCCGCTTGCGACGGCGTCAG TCCACACCGGCTTCAACGACCGCCTCGACAGTCCTGTTAAGATCACCATCTACGGCGCGCAGCTAAGTCACATCCCAGAACGTCCAGAGGAACTGCTGCAAACGCTCAGCACGATCCAACTTCAAAGTGCCCACCACGTGCCACCACCTCGTCCAACATTCATTCAATCGAATAGCATAGAAATCGTCAAATCCGTAGAACTCGGTGCCAAACAACCAAGTCGGCAGATACATTTCCACCAACCTCACCCACAGTCAACCTACTCCAATCCCACGGTTCCGTTCCGACCGCAGCAGTGGTCCAGCCACCACCACCAAACGTCATTCATCAATCACCGAAGACCTTACGTAACCCAGCCCAGGCCCCGGCTGCTGGTCAGCAATCCTTCCCCGTACCTTGGGGGTCAACCCACCCCGCCATCGTTCACCATTGAAAAGTCGATTGAACTCTACCCGGACGGTCGATGCACCCTCGGGTCGGGCCAGGCCGGAAGATGTCTGCCCCGGAGTTTGTGCCCTCATGGTGGCGGGCTGTCCTACTGCAACGGAGACCTCCTGACGGTTTGCTGTCCGACGATTTAG